TAGGGAGAAGATCATTCCATGTCGTTTTAGAGCAACAAGTGATGGTTTCCCTATTCGGTTTCATCTTCACTACAATTGGTTGCATTGCGAACAAAGACTTCCCAGCAATGGCATCTGAGGCACGAAGATTCAAGGGTGGTAAAAGTGCTTATTACTTGGTTCTTACTTGGGGTGTAATCACTTTTCAGTTGGGGATTCTGGGAAGCACTGCTATTTTATTTCTGGCCTCCACTGTGTTTGCTGGAGTGCTGAACTCAATAAGAGTGCCGCTCACAAGCATTGCAGCAGTTATATTGTTGAAGGACCCCATGAGCGGCTTCAAGATTCTGTCTCTGATTATTACCTTCTGGGGATTCGCTTGCTACATTTACGGGAATCGTCCTGCCAGTAAAGAACCATCATGATCGATTGCCAAGTTTTGCACATAGATCCGAATAGTTTGTGCCAAGCAGTTATAGCATGATCCATTTCCTTGACAAGATTCAGCTCTAGGATTACCTTACTAGTACTGGGAACTCGTAATGTATAAAACTATACCTTATAATCGTTTTTACCATTGAAACGCCAACGATGAGCTTCAGTTTCTTAAAAGTATGCTAAATTTGGCTTATATGCAGTTGCCTCTTAACCCTTTTCATTCCCATTCAACATCAATGTCTCAAGGAGCTGGTAATTTTTTTGGAACTTGAACTGCTGCTCATAGAGCTCGAACAGCTTTATCTAGCGGAGATGTCAGGCTGTCTTCATTTTAAGGTTTGGGGCAAGTGCAATTGTGACTTTGGTTTTAAGGTTTGGGGCAAGTGCAATTGTGACTTTGGTGCTGTTGTTATACTTTTACACGCACACCAATTCGACAGACGAATGCAATTGTTCACGGAATCTGAAAGAAATACAATCACACCAATCCGACTGTACCAATGCCAACCAAACCTACCTCAATCCCCTTCAATCATATTAGCATAGCTTGTATGAATCAGCAACTATTATAGGAAATGGTCCAAATGTACGAGGAAGAAGAAATAAAGAGGATCTCCTGAGTGATTTTGCTGGTTAACGCATTTCACACTGGCGTTTGCTTGCATCTGATCGATCGCCTTTAGCGGACACGGGAAATTATAAAAGAGTGACCGACCCGGAAAGCACGAAGAGAGTTAAAAACGAAACACAGAAGAAAACCCGAGGAAAATTGCAATACTAGAAGCTTCACCAAGTGAATAAAAGCAAGGTACTCGAGCAGGCACCGCACATCTGCATCTCCGCAAATCACAAGAACAATGACCGGTCACGGACCATATCTCATTTTCTTATTAAAGTGGAATACAAACCAGCCAGATCTTGGAACAAAACAGATATTTCTTGTCAGAGAATTGGTGGCCGCTGAAGAAAGAGCAGCACAATAGAGCAGGCTCGCAAAATCTTGAAACTATATTAAGGCAAAACAGCAGATGGTACCATGTATATAGATATAAAAGCTATGATGAAAGTTAAAGTTTCCTCCCTAGAAGGATCAAGGCAGCAGTTTTGCATCTTTTATGTCTGTTACAAGTCCAAGAAAAGTTCAAATAAAACACTTCCAAGACCATCTAAACAGTTGTAGTTCTAATGAGCATCCAGAGAGTATATAGATTCCCTGTTAAACACATAGTTGCCTTTGCTACAGCTATTGGGTATGCTATAGCACTTATTAATTTTTGCCAATGTCCTTCACAGCACAGATTTGCTCCTCCCCCATTGCAGACATGACACTGACAACAAGATCTTTTCCTTCCTCAAACCCACCTTTAATCTGCATATAATGGAAACCACATTACTCTTAACCATtccaaaatgaaagaaactgaAAAAAATGTACATAATACTGTACGCTACTTACCTGTGCAAGCAGAGTATCGTCAGTAGGAAGCCTCAGGTCATCTTTAGTACCTCCACTTTCAGTGAGAAGAGACACCTGCAAAACAAAATATTCAGTTACAGTTTTTAACAGAAACTGGGAAGATAGAATGGCTATTGGCAACAAAGCCACGCAAATCACGATGTCAACTTCAATGCTCAATATAACATGAAACCAACTTGTCCAGTTAAACAAGCAAAATCCCACAGGGCAGTAGTGTCTAAAGCAATAATAGATATCAGAAGATGCgataaagaaaattttccactaaatattttcctttgactttcattgaaACAGTTCAAGTTAAGTTTCCTCTAAAACTGAGCAGCAGCTTTAGTAAAATAAACTTAAAAACAGAGATCAGTATTCtagattttgtaaaatttcaATGCTTAATATTACCTTGAATTTCAAATCTCCTCGCTTATGTTATAAATTTTTCTACCAACAGATGACAATTTTAAACACCCATTGCTAACTATTAGTAGGGAAACAGGGAAATTCACATCATTGAATACAAGAAATTTAGAACCGAAAAAACTGAAGATATCATGTGCTTTAGTCTCAACAAGTGCTGTTTATCAGATGGATGATGACCAAAGAAACCACAGGATTTCAAGATGAGACGATCACCCATATTGAAGTATTGTCATGTTTTGCTACTTATGTCATTAGCTGCTAACATTTCATTCAAACAAAATCAGTATAATTCAGTGTTCAGCAGAAAAAGATAAATGTCTTACAAAACCATCTTCAGAGATGTCAATGAGCTGATAATCACTACGATTAACATGGGGCACCTGAAACATGTCACGaggagaaaaattaaaaccttCACGTTCAACAAGTCACTTGTCACGCATGCATCAGAACAAAGtgatagaaagaaaaaataaatcaatttcattacATCACAGTTGTGGGATGACGGAACAATATCTTCAAGCTTCTTGCCGCTGAAAATATCAATTCCCACAAAGTGGCACTTTGCATGTCCATGCTTCCCGGTTTTTGAAGTGGAGACCTCAACAACCTGTTAACAAAACAAAACAGGTAAAAGGACAAATAATGATGCacgagaaaagaaacaaatattcTCCTAGCCCCTTACCTCTATTCTTGAACCCAGGTTTCTAATAAAATGACAGGATGATGTGGAGAGACCAGATTAGATCGGTAGAACAACTATACAATGTTACAAGGAATACATGATTTCACATTAAATTGTATCAGGAGTAGAGAGGAGTGCTAACAAATTACATATTTATTGCTTAAGTCAAATGCAAAGGGGAGCTCCAAGATAGCCACAATAAGCTGATCAAGCAACCAAGAAGAGGCCCTCAGAGACATACACAAGTGAACAAGCCAAAGCAAGACACTAGATCTAATCAGATAAGATTAACCGGTTTTCCAATTTGAGCACTTCCAACATACACCATATAATAAAACAGATAGAGAAGACAGCATCACTTAACCTAAGAACACCGTATAGCAGCACaaacacgaaaaaaaaaaaaaaaaggtcaaaccCTAATATTTGGAATGACCTGTTTTGCTGAACTGCTGTGTTAAGTGTATCATAGTCTCAATAAGGCTAAGGAATGATGTCCATATCAACATTTTCGAAAGCTGTTTAAAACATTGAAAAGCCAAAACAGCTTATAAAAAGCACCCACAAGAGCTCTTTATGGTAGTCAGCTTTTCAAATTCAGCTTATGATGCCTAAAAGCAATTtcaaaagcaaatgaaagggCCTCACAACATTCTTGGCTATGAAAAGTTACAACCAACTAATTAACAGACACTTAGGACCAACGAAGTTTCTTGGTGCTTCTGAACTTCTGTTATTACAGATATTTCAACTACTTTATTGGCTTCTCAGATTGCACCATAGACCAGTGGATGAATTAAAACCAATTAATGTGTCactgacccaaaaaaaaaagtaaactaAAACATAAGTATCAATAAATAGAAATTGAAGACCTGAACTGGGAAAGAATGAAAAGCCCAGTTTAATGATGTCCAATCAGCACTAATTAACAAATTCATGATCACGTATTTCTAAGTGTATAATTTATGATATCAGGGcacccttttggttcaaaatttgaaaagagGCCAAGCTACTAATTGTTATGTTCTTTTAATTAATAATAACGAAAAGATGGTCAACTGGATCTGGTAGCATCAAAACGGAATTTTCAACAAATAACATATACACGAAGTTTTACTTGATGCCAACATATTTCCTCGTATCCACACACAGAAAGACACACACGAAAATAAATAACTTAATCGATGGTAGGATTTGATAGGGTAAAAACCCATCAAGATCCGGGCATAAGAACAAAAACCCAGTTCAAATTCAACACGACAAACTAGGGAAAACCCATGAATTCAGCAAAAAATCCAATCTAGACATGGAATTCCaataagaaaaagtaaagagGATGCAATTAGACCTTGCAAGGCCTGGCCTTGATGACGATGTAGCCATTCTTACGAATGGTACCAGCTTGCTGGGGGAAGGTCTTGGAGGCTCCGGCGTCAGCCTTGGACTCGAAGTGGTGCTCGTCGTCCGAcatcttctctctttctctctgtaTCGAACAGTCTCTTTTTTATCTCTTTTGTTGTCTCTCTCCAAAGCCTAAGGAGGAAGATATGAGGCAAGGGGCGGAAAACGTGACGCACAAAGGCTGACTAtaatatggaaaaaaaaaatggttaggGAATCCATTTTcgcacctttttctttttcttttttttaattcttttgtcTTTTTCGGAAGGCAATTAAACTTTTCCTACTCTACGGGTACACGAAATCCCTATATTACTTGTCTttatctctttctcttttttttgtatTCTGAAAAAAGTTGATTTTTACTAAAATCTAAATAAAGTAATTCGTTTTCCAAGTTTTATATAAGGGATAATATTAGAAACCTTCCCTCGGGTCTTttttaatatcacttaatacccCCTAAGATTTTAAGAATAAGGATAATTTTAAAAACCTCTCATGAGATTTCTTACTCAACTCTTTTgaagtttttaaaatctcacttatCTCTCTTGAATTGACATTTCTTATAATATTTTAAGTTTTTTAACCCCTTTGGAAgaaatacaagaaagataaaattttTGTTCTAATACTACCCTTATGTTATCATACTTATAAAATTTATAACCCCTTTGGAAgaaatacaagaaagataaaatttgtgttCCAATACTATCCTTATGTTATCCTACTTATGAAATTTataacaagaataaaaaataaaataagattaaatttttataagatgtaaatattttgacataaactatttattttagttgtattggaacaaaagcaaaatttatATCTTGAAAAATTCACGTGTATAAAGagattattttagttttcaataCAACTTAAACTACACTatgaattaaaacatattttcccaaaaaaatatCTTGAATTCCTTAATTGTAACTTAACTGTgcacgaaatttttttaagtatTAATTATTCACCAAAATCCACCTAAGTGTTTGATcttgattagatttaatttatCCACGTCCTTTGCTAACCTGCCACGATCCCAATGTAAAGAAAGATGAACCATTATTAGctagtaatttatttttttaatttacatttttggTTTTGAAAATTTATCGTGTTTTGGATTTTTGGTTAAATAGTTATTAAGAGCAAAGATAATGTTGTCAATTTGTGACATTTGATAGAAATATTTAGTCTTGTCAAATTGACAAAGAAGGTAAATGAGATTTTAAAAACTCCAGCAGGAGAGT
The Coffea arabica cultivar ET-39 chromosome 6c, Coffea Arabica ET-39 HiFi, whole genome shotgun sequence genome window above contains:
- the LOC140008494 gene encoding eukaryotic translation initiation factor 5A-4, translating into MSDDEHHFESKADAGASKTFPQQAGTIRKNGYIVIKARPCKVVEVSTSKTGKHGHAKCHFVGIDIFSGKKLEDIVPSSHNCDVPHVNRSDYQLIDISEDGFVSLLTESGGTKDDLRLPTDDTLLAQIKGGFEEGKDLVVSVMSAMGEEQICAVKDIGKN